In Drosophila pseudoobscura strain MV-25-SWS-2005 chromosome 4, UCI_Dpse_MV25, whole genome shotgun sequence, the following proteins share a genomic window:
- the mid gene encoding T-box protein H15, producing MLVGSHPYLCNGVLPPVPAAPGANSTAAAVSAVATATTGSKSAAGSATDFSIAAIMAREETSSSRESSIRSASPISVEDEVDVDVVDCSDAEEPPTKARRLNHSHHNQQHHSQQHHHHHNNNNNNNNVAHINSNHKSRHSHSAGAASVAATESQLNTSSTSSQGRCSTPPQSPGTEDSEERLTPEPVQKTPKIVGSCNCDDLKPVQCHLETKELWDRFHELGTEMIITKTGRRMFPTVRVSFSGPLRQIQPADRYAVLLDIIPMDSKRYRYAYHRSAWLVAGKADPAPPARLYAHPDSPFSCEALRKQVISFEKVKLTNNEMDKNGQIVLNSMHRYQPRIHLVRLSHGQSIPSTPKELQELDHKTYVFPETVFTAVTAYQNQLITKLKIDSNPFAKGFRDSSRLTDFDRDPMEALLLEQQLRSPLRLFPDPLMQQFAQQGDPTSMALFEKARQHLQMFGGNSPYAQLMMPQMYQAAAAAAGPPPPPPGLGAFHMFQQQWPQLTAGFLASANQQAAAAQAAAQAQAQAQAAAAAMAANRTPPPPPPASTPSSTSSGSPSPDMRPRQYQRFSPYHMPGQGQGPPHSSAGSPPAPPTSRSPAH from the exons ATGCTGGTCGGTTCGCATCCCTATCTGTGCAACGGCGTCCTGCCACCTGTGCCCGCCGCCCCCGGAGCCAACAGCACAGCCGCCGCCGTATCAGCTGTGGCGACTGCCACGACGGGCAGCAAAAGTGCCGCCGGCTCGGCAACGGATTTCTCCATTGCGGCGATAATGGCCCGCGAGGAAACCTCCTCCAGTCGGGAGTCCTCCATCCGCAGTGCAA GTCCAATTTCCGTGGAGGATGAGGTTGACGTTGATGTGGTTGACTGCAGCGATGCTGAGGAGCCGCCAACCAAGGCTCGTCGCCTGAATCACAGCCACCACAACCAACAGCaccacagccagcagcaccaccatcaccacaataacaacaacaacaacaataatgtGGCACACATCAACTCGAATCACAAgagccgccacagccacagcgccGGCGCCGCATCCGTGGCAGCCACCGAATCGCAGCTGAACACCAGCTCCACCAGCAGCCAAGGACGCTGCTCCACACCGCCCCAGTCCCCCGGCACTGAGGACAGCGAGGAGCGCCTGACCCCCGAGCCCGTGCAAAAGACACCCAAAATTGTCGGTTCCTGTAATTGTGACGATCTCAAGCCGGTGCAGTGCCACCTGGAGACCAAAGAGCTGTGGGATCGCTTTCACGAGCTGGGCACCGAGATGATCATCACCAAAACGGGCAG ACGCATGTTCCCCACGGTGAGAGTCAGCTTCTCGGGTCCACTGAGGCAGATCCAGCCAGCGGATAGGTATGCCGTCCTGCTGGACATAATACCAATGGACTCGAAGCGCTATCGCTATGCGTATCATCGATCGgcctggctggtggctggcaaGGCGGATCCAGCGCCCCCGGCCCGCCTCTACGCCCATCCGGACAGTCCGTTCAGCTGCGAGGCGTTGCGCAAACAAGTTATCTCCTTCGAGAAGGTGAAGCTGACTAATAACGAAATGGATAAGAATGGACAG ATCGTTTTGAATTCCATGCACCGCTACCAGCCCCGCATCCACCTGGTTCGCCTCAGCCATGGCCAGAGCATACCGAGCACTCCCAAAGAGCTGCAGGAACTGGATCACAAGACCTATGTATTCCCGGAGACGGTTTTCACGGCGGTGACGGCCTATCAGAATCAGCTGATTACCAAACTGAAGATCGACTCGAATCCGTTTGCCAAGGGCTTCCGCGACTCCTCGCGGCTGACCGACTTCGATCGGGACCCCATGGAGGCGCTGCtcctggagcagcagctgcggtcGCCGCTGCGCCTGTTCCCCGATCCCCTGATGCAGCAGTTTGCCCAGCAGGGCGATCCCACATCCATGGCGCTGTTCGAGAAGGCGCGTCAGCACCTGCAGATGTTCGGTGGAAACTCGCCGTACGCCCAGCTGATGATGCCCCAGATGTACCAGGCGGCCGCCGCAGCGGCAGGACCTCCCCCACCACCGCCGGGACTGGGCGCCTTCCACATGTTCCAGCAGCAGTGGCCACAGCTGACGGCCGGCTTTCTGGCCAGCGCCAATCAACAGGCGGCCGCCGCCCAGGCTGCAGCCCAGGCCCAAGCGCAGGCGCAGGCCGCCGCAGCGGCGATGGCTGCCAATCGAAccccgccaccaccaccgccggcCTCCACGCCCTCGTCCACCTCCTCGGGATCCCCGTCCCCCGATATGCGGCCACGTCAGTACCAGAGATTCAGTCCGTATCACATGCCCGGCCAGGGACAGGGGCCGCCGCACTCGTCCGCGGGCTCACCCCCCGCGCCGCCGACCTCCCGCAGCCCCGCCCACTAG